TTCTAAGGATTTCTCTACATTTTTAACCACATCAAAAGCACGGTGAAAAGTACACGAAAGAGGATGCGCTAAATGAACTAATTCTTTATTCTGCTTTTTATTTAATTTTCCGTTATCCTTCAAAATTCCGAAAACAAAACCATCTACACCTAGTTTTTTAAACTGTTTAATATCTTGTTTCATTTCTGTCAGTTCTTCATCAGAATAAACAAAATCACCACCTCGGGGTCTAATAATTACGTGCATCTTAATATTTAGGTCTTCGCGGACTTTTAATACCAAAATAGAATTTGGTGTGGTTCCTCCAAGATTCATATTTTCACAGAGTTCAATTCTGTCTGCTCCATTTTCCTGAGCTATTATTGCCGATTCGTAATTAAAACAAGCTATTTCTAGTTGATTTTTTTTCATTGTGATTGAAATGTTTTTTATTCAAATAAGACCTAACAGGTTTTAAAAACCTGTTAGGTCTGAGTGCGCAATTTATAAAAAAACCCGCTCCAAAACGAAGCAGGTTTAAAATATAATGTAAGATGATTATTTTACCATTTAATAATAGCACTTGCCCAGGTAAATCCGCTACCAAAGGCTGCTAAAACTACAGTATCTCCTGATTTGATTTTTCCTTGTTCCCAAGCTTCAGTCAAAGCAATCGGAATAGAGGCTGCAGTTGTATTTCCATATTTTTGAATATTATTGTGAACTTGATCATCTGTCAATTTAAATTTGTTCTGAATGAACTGAGAAATTCTCAAATTGGCTTGATGTGGAATCAGCATATCGATATCTGAAACCTGAAGACCATTTGCTTCTAATCCTTCGTTGATTACTTCTGCAAAACGAACTACAGCATTTTTAAATACAAACTGACCGTTCATATATGGATAATAACTTTCATCATTTGGATCATTGTCTGCAATAATATCAGTTACCCAGCGTGCTCCCATTCCTGGTGCCTGTAACGCTAATTCTTCTGCATGCTCTCCTTCAGAGTGTAAATGAGTAGAAAGAATTCCTTTGCTTAGATCTTCTTCTCTGCTTAAAACTGCTGCTCCTGCTCCATCTCCAAAAATTACTGAAACACCTCGACCACGAGTTGTCATGTCTAATCCTGTTGAATGAACCTCAGAACCAATTACCAAAATGTTCTTATACATTCCAGTTTTGATATATTGATCTGCAACAGAAAGTGCATAAACAAATCCTGAACATTGGTTTCTAACATCTAAAGCCCCAACAGTTCTTAACCCCAAATCTCTCTGTACCAAAACACCTGGTCCTGGAAAATAGTAATCTGGACTTAACGTAGCAAAAACTACAAAGTCAATATCTTCTTTGGCAACGCCAGAACGTTCGATTGCAATTTTAGCTGCTTTCACTCCCATTGAAGTTGTGGTGTCTTCTCCACGAATAATATGTCTACGCTCTTGAATTCCAGTTCTTTCCTGAATCCATTCGTCATTGGTATCCATTATCTTAGACAAATCATCATTAGTCACCACATTAGAAGGAACATAATATCCTAAACCAGCTATTTTTGAATGATACATACTCTATTATTATTTATTAAAAATTTGGATTGCAAATTTACGCATACTTTAAAATATACGTACACAAAATACTATTTTTTTCGTAATTAGCAATTTAATATCATTTAATTATATGGCATTTTAACTGTTTTTATATTTTGAAAAAACAGCATTTTGTGTTATTCTTTGAAAAAAATTAAAAATAAGCACTAAAATGTAACAAGACAAATGTATTTTAGACAAACATTTCTAAACACCATTTTTTTAAACCACAAAACTTAAATTATGAAATTAAAGATTACCTTGTTCTTGCTTTTCAGTTTTGGCTCTTATTCTTTTGCTCAAGAGAACCTAACCTACCAAAAACCTCCAAAATCTATTCTAGATTTAGCCGATTATCAAAGAGCTCCTTCAGTGTCTATGGATACCAAAAAAGAAAACATGCTCTTAATGTATCGAAATACATACAAAACACTGGACGATTTAAACCAAGACGAAGTTCGTTTAGCTGGTTTAAGGATTAACCCTGTTACCAATATATCTAGTACCGTAACTTATATCAATAATCTTAAACTGCGAAAAATAAGCGGTAAAGACGAAGTTCAGGTTATTGGTTTACCCGAAAATCCAAAAATCGCTAATATAATATGGTCTCCAAATGACAAAAAAATTCTGTTTTCTCATACTACAAACACAGGTGTAGAACTTTGGGTTTTAGATGTTGCATCGGCACAGGCCAAAAAACTTACCGAAGCTACTGTAAATGCTAATTTAGGAAATCCGTTCAGCTGGTTTTCTGACAATGAAACGATTCTGGTAAAAATGCTTCCTAAAAACAAACCTGCTCTTTTAGATTCTAAAAAAGATTTGCCAACCGGACCAATTGTTTCTAATACTTCTGGAGAAAAATCCCAAAACAGAACCTATCCGGATATGCTGAAAAACAAAAATGATGAAATCAATTTTGAAAACAGTATTACCTCCGAATTGTACAAAGTAAAACTAAATGGGGATGCCATTTTGTTTAAAGAAGCTGCCATGTTTGCTGGAGAGAGAATTTCACCAGACGGAAATTATATTATGCTGACTACAATTCACAAACCATTTTCATATGTAGTCCCTCTAAATAGATTTCCTTCTAAAACTGTAGTTTATGATATAAGAGGAAAAGAAATTAAAACAGTTAATGAAGTACCTCTAAACGAAATTATGCCTAAAGGCTTTATGGCTGTTCGAAAAGGAAAAAGAGAAATGAGCTGGAGAAATGACAAACCTGCAACTCTTTCTTATGTTGTAGCATTAGACGAAGGAGATCCGGCAAAAAAAGTCGATTTTAGAGATGAGGTTTTTCTGTGGGATGCACCATTTGAAAAAGAAGCTTCTTCATTGGTAAAAACACCGCAACGTTACGATGACATTAAATGGGGAAATGACAATATTGCAATCCTTACAGATCAATGGTATGACACTAGAAATACCAAATCTTATTTAATCAATCCATCCAATCCAAGTCAGCAACCAAAAGTAATTACGGATAGAAATTCACAAGACGTTTATTCAGATCCAGGCAATTTTGAAACTCGTAAAAACGAGTATAACAAATATGTTTTAGCTATTGAAAAAGACAATCTGTACAGAATTGGAGACGGCTATACAAAAAATGGCCAATTCCCTTTTATTGAGGAATTCAATGTTAAAACTTTGAAATCAAAACATATTTATACTTCATCTTATAAAGATAAAAAAGAAGATATTATAGAAATAGAAGATTTCAAATCGGGGAAAGTTTTGGTTCAGATCCAGTCAAAAACAGACTATCCAAATTATTACTTCAGAAATATTAAAAAACAAAACAGCTTAACAGCGATTACTGATTTTAAAAATCCTTTTGAAAGCATTAAAAATGTCAGCAAAGAAGTTATCAAATACAAACGTAAAGACGGATTAGAACTTTCCGGAACTTTATATCTTCCAGCTGGTTATGATAAAACGAAAAAAGAAAAACTCCCGCTATTAATCTGGGCTTATCCAGCGGAATATAAAGACAGAAATAGTGCTTCTCAGTCTACTCAAAACTCAAACGAATTTACATTTCCATACTATGGTTCATTTGTATATTGGGTTACCAAAGGATATGTTGTTTTAGATGATGCGGCTTTCCCAATTATTGGAGAAGGTAATACAGAACCAAACGACAACTTTATTTCGCAGTTAGTAGACAATGCTGCAGCAGCAATTGATGCTGTAGATGCTTTAGGCTATATTAACCGTAAAAAAGTGGCTGTCGGCGGGCATTCGTATGGTGCTTTTATGACAGCGAACTTATTAACACATTCTAACTTATTTGCCTGCGGAATTGCGAGAAGCGGTGCTTACAACAGAACATTAACTCCGTTTGGTTTTCAAACTGAACAGCGTAATTACTGGGAAGTTCCAGAAGTATACAACACCATGTCGCCTTTTATGAATGCTGATAAAATGAAAACTCCTATTTTATTAGTCCACGGTGAAGCCGATAACAATCCTGGAACTTTTACGCTGCAGACAGAACGTTATTTCCAAGCTTTAAAAGGTTTAGGAGCACCTGCAAGAATGGTTATTTTACCTAAAGAATCACATGGTTATGCCGCAAAAGAAAATATTTTACACCTTCTTTGGGAGCAAGACCAATTCTTAGATAAATATTTGAAAAACTAATTTCGTATCAAAAGCAAACCCGACAGGCTTTGGAAACCTGTCGGGTTATTATAACTTAATATTTTTCAACCCGATAGAGTAAAAACCTATCGGGTTATTTTTTATAAATAATTTAAAGCTAAAAATACTTCTTGTTCAACTGGTAAATCTATTTCGCTTTCAAAAAAGATTAACTGTCTTTTATAAACAGTTTCAATTAGATAATGACTTCCTCTAAAATAAGTCCTTCTAATTTTTACCATTAATTTAGACTCCGAAACCATTTTAAACTGGTGCGGATACACTAATGTTTTATGCGTTTCATCTTCATATGACAATAATAAATGAGTTGGAATTTCATTTACTTCCCCAAATAGCGAAGCCACATACTTTATTTTTGGATCCTCATAAATCTTAGAAGGATCATCTTTAACAAGCACTTCTCCATTTCGCATTACAATCGCTTGATCTGCAAAAGACAAAGCATCTGTACTGTCATGCGTTGCAATGATGCAGGTAATTCCTTTTTGCTTTAAATAACGGAACAAATTACGGCGAAGCGCATTTTTTCTAAAAGCATCAATCTGGCTGAATGGTTCATCCAGTAAAATTACTTCTGGTTCCAGAGCTAGAACTCTAACCAATGCCACACGTTGCTGTTGTCCACCACTTAAAAACTTAGTTTTCACGTTAGCAAACGAATCCATTTCTACCATTTCAAGCAATTCCTGAACACGCAGTTTTTTCATGTTGGCAAAACCATTCGAAAGAAACTTACCTACGTTTTCTGCCACAGTTTCATACGGAGACAAATCAAAATCCTGTGCCAGATATTTCATATAAGGCATTCCTGGAATCAAATTGAATTTTGGCCCCAAAATAGGTTTACCTTCGTAAGAGATATTCCCTTCATCTAAATCATACAAACCGTATATAAGTTTAAGCAACGTACTTTTTCCGCAGCCACTTTCACCAATAATAGCAATGTTCTGTCCTTTCTCAATAGAAAAAGAAATATTTTTTATGACGGGGCTGTCGGTATAAGTAAAAGATATATTTTGAATGTCAAGCATGAGTTGTAATATGAGAGGTCAAATTTACAATGTTTAATTTCTAAAGTCAAAAAAAAGCTGCTTCATTTAAGAAACAGCTTTTTTTATATTTTATTTTGTCTGAAATTATTTTCCAGCTTCTGCTTTTGCGTCATTTACCATTTTGTCGTTTGCAGTAATTGAGAATTCAACACGACGGTTTTGAGCTCTTCCTTCTGGAGTATCATTTGTTGCGATTGGATCTGCAATTCCTAAACCTGAAGTTTTGAAACGGCTAGATTTTAATCCTTTTGCCACTAAATAAGCTTGTACTGAAGCTGCCCTTTGTCCAGAAAGTGTTAAGTTATATTCTGGTTTTCCTGTGTTATCAGTGTAACCAAAAATCTGAATATCAGTATCTCCATATTCATTAAATACTGGAACCAATTTATCTAAATTAGCTTTTGCTGTAGAAGTCAAAGTCGATTTATTAGTATCAAATCGAACTGAATTTTCATTCAGAGTCAAGTGAATACCTTCTCCAACTCTTTCTACAGAAGCACCTGGTAAAGCCTGATCGATTTCACGAGCTTGTTTATCCATTTTGTTACCAATAAGCGCTCCAGTTCCACCACCAACGGCAGCACCAATTGCAGCACCCAAAGCCGCGTTTCCACCTTTACCTAAATTATTTCCTAAAACTGCACCAATTACACCTCCAGCCACAGCACCAATTCCGGCACCTTTTTGAGTATTATTGGCATTCTTTACTGAATCACAACTAGTAAAAAAACTAGTTAATACCAATAAACTACACAAACCTAAAACAGTTATCTTTCTCATCTTTTATCTCTTTAAAATATTAATTAGCTCTTTGAAATTGGTATACCACATCTTTTACCTGACCACCAACATTGATATTATCAATTAATTGGAATGAACTTTCAGTTACACCGGCAACTTTAAGCAAATAACCATCTCTTACTTTCTTGGCTTTTTCACCTGCATCAAGAATTTTAAGAATAAACATTCCTTGGTTATTGATACTCCATACAATTGGTGAAGAAAATCCAGTACAACTTGGCGATGTTAAAGCCATTGTCCCTTTATTGTTGTTTGAAATAAAACTCCAAGTACTTCCGATAAAACATTTTGAATCTGCAAGATCAAATGAATTTACTTTGATGTAGTCTGAACCTGGATAAGACACATTGGTAAGCACCCAATTTCCTTTTAACGCTACTTGAGTAGGTCTGTCTAATTTTTTTGAAAGTGTTGTGTCTGTTGAAGACGTTGACGAAGCTGACTTACACGCGAAAAACATCACGGCAATCAAGCATATAAAAATACCCTTCTTCATTTTATACAATTTTTTATAGATTAATATTTTGCTTTTTTAACAATTATTGTACCACAAATATACGATTCGTAGAGATATTTATCATTCCAGAATCTATTTATTTTCTTTCAAAATTAACACTTCCGACATTTTGTCACCCTAAAAACAATTGGTATTTTATTTGAAGAAATGAAAATCATCAAGTTAAATCAAAAAATAAATAAAAATATGACAACAGGTAAAATTAATGTTTCGGTAGAAAACATCTTTCCCTTAATCAAAAAGTTCTTATACAGTGACCACGAGATCTTTCTTAGAGAGTTAATTTCAAATGGAACTGATGCTACTTTAAAATTAAAACACCTTATCAGTATTGGTGAAGCTAAAGTTGAATACGGAAACCCAATTATTGAGGTTAAAGTTGACAAAGAAGGTAAAAAAATCCACATTATTGACCAAGGTTTGGGGATGACTGCTGATGAAGTTGAAAAGTACATCAACCAAGTGGCTTTTTCTGGGGCTGAAGAATTCCTAGACAAATACAAAGATTCTGCAAAAGATTCTGGAATTATTGGTCACTTTGGTCTTGGTTTCTATTCTGCTTTTATGGTGGCTGAAAAAGTAGAAATTATTACTAAATCATACAAAGACGAACCAGCTGCACATTGGACTTGCGACGGAAGTCCTGAATTTACTTTAGAGCCAGCTGACAAAACTTCACGTGGTACAGAAATCATTCTTCACATTGCAGAAGATTCTCTAGAATTTTTAGAAGATTCTAAAATCAGCGGATTATTGAATAAGTATAATAAATTTATGCCTATTCCAATTAAATTCGGAACAAGAACTGAAACACTTCCAAAACCAGAAGATGCTCCAGAAGATTATGTTAATGAAACTGTTGAAACTGACAATATCATCAACAACCCAAATCCAGCTTGGACAAAACAACCTTCCGAATTATCTGATGAAGATTACAAAAACTTCTACAGAGAATTGTATCCAATGCAATTTGAAGATCCGTTATTCCACATTCACTTAAATGTAGATTATCCGTTTAACTTAACTGGAATTTTATATTTCCCTAAGTTAGGATCTGATATGCAAATTCAGAAAGACAAAATTCAGCTGTATCAAAACCAAGTTTACGTTACTGATAACGTAGAAGGAATTGTTCCTGAATTCTTGACAATGCTAAAAGGTGTTATCGATTCTCCAGATATTCCATTAAACGTTTCTCGTTCTGGTTTACAAGCAGACGGAGCGGTTAAGAAAATATCAAACTATATTACTCGTAAAGTAGCTGATAAATTGAAAGCTTTATTTAACGAAAACCGTGCTGATTTTGAAGCAAAATGGAATGATATTAAAATTGTTCTAGAGTACGGAATGCTTTCTGAAGATAAATTTTACGAAAAAGCAGGTGCATTTGTTTTATACCCAACTGTAGACGATACTTATTTCACTTTAGAAGAATTAAAAGAAAAACTAAAAGAAAACCAAACAGACAAAGACGGTAAATTAGTTGTTCTTTACGCTGGAAATAAAGATGCACAGCACTCTTACATTGAAGCAGCAAAAGATAAAGGATACGAAGTATTGCTTTTAGATTCTCCAATTATCTCACATTTAATTCAGAAAATTGAAAACGATAATAAAGATGTAACTTTTGTGCGTGTTGACTCTGATCATATTGATAATTTGATTAAAAAAGACGAAAACACGATATCAAAATTATCTGAAGATGAAAAGGCAACTTTAAAAACTTCATTAGAAGCTTATATTCCAAAAGCATACAGTGTTCAACTAGAAGCAATGGATTCTCAAGCAGCTCCATTCTTAATCACGCAGCCAGAATTTATGCGTAGAATGAAAGAAATGAGCCAGACAGGTGGAGGCATGTTCGGGATGGGTAATATGCCAGAAATGTACAATTTGGTTGTAAATACAAATTCAGACTTAGCTTCAAGCATCTTAAATACTGAAGATAAAGTACACCAAGAGCATTTAGTAAAACAAGCTTTAGACTTGGCTAAATTATCTCAAAACTTATTAAAAGGTGAAGCTTTAACTGCTTTCGTAAAAAGAAGTTTTGAAATGATCAAATAATCATTCCAAAAGAATATTTTTCAAAATCCTGCAAATTCAGTTTTGCAGGATTTTTTTTGTTCTTAAAACACCCTTCAAAAAAAGGGGAATTCTCCCCTATCCTCAAAATAGTAGTTTGTATAATTTTGAAAACCAACAAATTAAAATCAAAATTCTAGAAATCATGGATAAGAAGAAATTTACAGAAAATGGAACAGTTCTAGCAATTATTAACGATTTAAGAGATAATATTAGAAACAAGAAATTCTCAGATATCACAGACAATAATAATAATCAATATGTCGATCTTGTTCAAGAAGGCGGCGGTGTTCTTGGAATTGCCCTAATTGGCTACGTTTATGTTTTAGAAAAAATGGGGATCCGCTTTCTAAGTCTGGCCGGAACTTCTGCAGGAAGCATCAATACCATGCTAATGGCAGCCGCAGGAACTTGCGATATCGAGAAATCGGAATGGATTCTGGACTGTCTTTGCAATAAAAACTTATATGATTTTGTTGATGGAGATCGCGACGCTCGTCAGTTTATCGATGCATTGCTGAGTGATGCTGGAAATTTAAAATTGATTATGAGAGGCGTTCAGGTTGTAGATAATTTTAAAGATGATTTAGGACTGAATCCAGGAAATAATTTCCACCAATGGATGACTAATTTACTTTCGCAGAAAGGAATAAAAAATTACGGCGATCTAAAAGCTTTAAGAAAAAAAGGTGTTTCAGACAAAAACAAATTATTTAGAATAAACGATCAGGGGCAAAAAGAAGAATATAAACGAGAAGACCATTGGAGCGAAATGGCCATTATTGCAGCAGATATTACAACCGAAAGTAAAATCGTTTTTCCAAAAATGGTCGATTTATTTTACTCTAATCCAGATGTTCAAAATCCAGCCGATTTTGTTAGGGCTTCTATGTCGATTCCATTATTTTTTACCCCCTTCAAAATCAAAAATATTCCTGGTGGAGTAGATTCTTGGAACAGATGGAATGAAGCAACCTGCCTTAGAACCTCAGTCCCATCCGAAGTTATGTTTATGGATGGCGGCATTATCTCCAACTTCCCCATCGATATTTTTCATGAAAATCTAAACGTTCCCGCATCACCTACTTTCGGAATTAAATTAGGTTATGATAAAAACGAAATCAATACAAATGAAAAATTCTCCAATTTAATCAGTTCAATGTTTGATACGGCAAGATATGGTTATGATGCCGAATTTTTAAGAAAAAATCCCGATTTTAAACACTTGATCGGTTATATCGACACCGGAACACACAACTGGCTTAATTTTAATCTGACCGAAGATGCTAAAATTGATTTATTTATCCGCGGAGCACAAAACGCCGCCGATTTTTTAAACCGCTTTAATTGGGAAGAATATAAGAAAATCCGTAAGGCTAAAAGCGATTATTACAAGTCGGTCTAAGATTTTCAACAATAAAACAACATTTTATACGTTGCTCATACTTTTTTCTTCAAAAAGACGTTATAATATCCTGTAATGAATACTTACAGGATTTTTTATTAAGCTTCATTTTTTTTCGCTAAATTTGATTGCCTTTTTATCTAACACCAAACATAAAAAACCATTATGAAAAAAATCACTATATTACTAATAACCATCTGTATAGGTTCTCTTCTCTTTGTTTCCTGCTCAAACGACAGTAACGAAGGAACAGCTTCAGCAGACCTTACAAATATTGGTGCATCGATCGCAATTGACACTTCTAACGAAATGGATCTTAACACTGGTTTAGCTGTTGCAACATCAACCGCTACAGCAAAAACAACAGAAACTGTTGTTGGAATCTGCGCTTCAATTACAATAACAACTCCAAACGGCGGAGAATATCCCAAAGTGATTTTAATAGATTTCGGGACTGGATGCAAAGATGACAACAACCTTACAAGAAAAGGAAAACTTGAAGTAACCCTTACTGGAGCACTTACTACAACTGGAAGCAAAATGACAATTAAAAGAGTAGATTATTCTATTAATAACATCAAATTAGAAGGTACTATTGAACACACAAACACTACTACCGTAACAACAGTACCACAATGGACACGAAAAGTAACAAACGGAAAACTAACGGACTTACAAGGTGGCGTTTATACTAATTCTGGAACTTATACAACAAAACAAACTGCTGGAATTGATACTCCTTACGTATTGTCCGATGATATTTACGAAGTAACCGAAGGCACACACACGGTAACAACATCAAACGGCACAACCCTTACTCTGACAGTTAAAGAACCTCTGATAAAAAAATACTCTTGTACTTTTATCTCTAAAGGTCAGTTAAAAATTCAAGGAGGTATTTTAAACGGCGTAGTGGATTACGGAAACAATGACTGCGACGCCCTTTACACTTATACTCATGAAAACGGTGCTTCATTCAATTTATCAATGTAAAACCTTTTCACACTATATTTTAAAATCCCAATTTAGAAATAGATTGGGATTTATTTTTTTTATAAAAATAAAACTTGCAGCACTTTACATTTAAACTATTTTCTTTATTTTGCACCCAAATCTAATAAACCACCAATGAAAAAAACATTAATTGCTTTTGTTACGCTTGCCCTGCTGGCATCATGCAGCAAAAAAGAAACTACTGGTAATGTACATATTACTGGAAACGTTAAAGGATTAAAAAAAGGAACGTTATATATCCAGAAAATTGTCGACACTGCACTGGTTGCAATTGACAGTATTAAAATAGATGGAAATTCGGCCTTTGAAAGCAATATCACATTAGATTCTCCACAAGTATTATATTTATTCTTAGACCGTGGTGTTACGAATTCGTTAGACAATAACATCTTGTTTTTCGCAGAACCAGGAAATATCAACATCGATACTAATTTAGACCATTACATTTCTGATGCTAAAATTACTGGTTCAAAAAACCAAGAATTATATGAGCAATATGCAAAAATAAACAGCCGTTTTAATGATGAAAATCTTTCTTTGGTAGAACCACGTTTTAGAGCGTTAAAAAGACAAGATCAAAAGGCAGTAGACAGTATTACTAAATTGCAAGAATCTAACATCAAAAGAAGATACTTATATGCAACAAATTTTGCTCTAAACAACAAAGACCATGAAGTTGCTCCCTATATTGCGTTAGCAGAGATCTATGATATTAATTTAAAGTTTTTAGACACAATTCAGAAATCAATGACTCCGAAAGTAGCTCAGTCTTTCTATGGAAAGAAATTAACGAAATATGTTAATGACCTAAAAAAAGAAGAACAAACACAAACACCAAAAGCAGAATAATTCTTTTTTAAGAACTCTATAAAAAAATGCCCTGAAAATTTCAGGGCATTTTTTATTTATAATTATCGCTTTTAATCGACTATCTTGCCATTAAGCCTCCAAGAACTGCAAAGGCAAAGAAAAGCGCGTAAATCGCCAATAAAACCACCATAAGAATTCCAATAAACTTATAATGCGATTTTAAATAACCAAACGAAGATGTTAAAGCTTCTGAATCATTATCTCTAAAAGCTTTTTTCGCGTTTGAACTGAATTTAAACAAATAATAAACGGGAAAAAAGTAAAAAGCTGCCATTAAAAAATAAACAGCCCCCATTGCCGCCCCAAAAGAACCTCCATAAGCTCCCATTCCTGGCATCGTACTTCCCATTGCTGAAAAAATGGCACCTGCAAAAACTGCAATAATAAGTAAAAGTCCGATTCCGATAAAACCAAGAATAGACAAAAAATAAGCCCACTTAGCTGTTTCTTTAATAAAATCTTTTGCTGTGATATCCAGCTGTAATTCAAATTTCTCAAATACAGAAGTTTCTTCCATTAGTCATAGAGTTTATAGGTTATCTAACAAACATAGGAAAAATATTCTTAAATTAAAATCCAAATTAAAAAAATCCAAACTCCAACCCGAAACCTAAAACTTGAGTTTTGCGCAAAAAAAAACCACTCACTAAGTGAATGGTTTTTTTGAGCCGATAGAGGGACTCGAACCCACGACCTGCTGATTACAAATCAGCTGCTCTAGCCAGCTGAGCTACATCGGCCTATTTTGCGAGTGCAAAGATAAAAATGTTTTTTAATATTCCAAAAAAAATTTCACACTGCCCTCTATAATTAAAAAAACCATCACATTTCTGTGATGGTTTCCGTTTGAGCCGATAGAGGGACTCGAACCCACGACCTGCTGATTACAAATCAGCTGCTCTAGCCAGCTGAGCTACATCGGCCTCATTACGGGTGCAAATATAAAGCGGTTTTTCAATTTCCCAAAATAATTTTGCACTTTTTTACACTTTTTTTTGCTTATAGTGCGTTGATTTTTTCAACCAATTGATTAGCAGTTTGTTCTAATTCAATATTGATTTGCTTGAAATGTGCTTTTTTATTTTCAACGTTCTTTGCGTTCACTTTTGTAATCAAAGTATCGAATGCAGCAATAGCTTCATCGATCAAAGCATTCGTTTCTGGAGTTGGATTTCCTGTTGTTGACATCTCGAACAAGTAAACTGCCTCAATAATATCTCCTAATACGAAGTTGATGTCTTTCT
This portion of the Flavobacterium panacagri genome encodes:
- a CDS encoding copper homeostasis protein CutC — translated: MKKNQLEIACFNYESAIIAQENGADRIELCENMNLGGTTPNSILVLKVREDLNIKMHVIIRPRGGDFVYSDEELTEMKQDIKQFKKLGVDGFVFGILKDNGKLNKKQNKELVHLAHPLSCTFHRAFDVVKNVEKSLEDVIECGFKTILTSGQGINVEEGIFALQRIQELAGDRIEIMPGGGLRSSNIKLLQEKLDLTFYHSSAVTDNTETANPEEIRELKNFL
- a CDS encoding 3-oxoacyl-ACP synthase III family protein, whose amino-acid sequence is MYHSKIAGLGYYVPSNVVTNDDLSKIMDTNDEWIQERTGIQERRHIIRGEDTTTSMGVKAAKIAIERSGVAKEDIDFVVFATLSPDYYFPGPGVLVQRDLGLRTVGALDVRNQCSGFVYALSVADQYIKTGMYKNILVIGSEVHSTGLDMTTRGRGVSVIFGDGAGAAVLSREEDLSKGILSTHLHSEGEHAEELALQAPGMGARWVTDIIADNDPNDESYYPYMNGQFVFKNAVVRFAEVINEGLEANGLQVSDIDMLIPHQANLRISQFIQNKFKLTDDQVHNNIQKYGNTTAASIPIALTEAWEQGKIKSGDTVVLAAFGSGFTWASAIIKW
- a CDS encoding alpha/beta hydrolase family protein, which codes for MKLKITLFLLFSFGSYSFAQENLTYQKPPKSILDLADYQRAPSVSMDTKKENMLLMYRNTYKTLDDLNQDEVRLAGLRINPVTNISSTVTYINNLKLRKISGKDEVQVIGLPENPKIANIIWSPNDKKILFSHTTNTGVELWVLDVASAQAKKLTEATVNANLGNPFSWFSDNETILVKMLPKNKPALLDSKKDLPTGPIVSNTSGEKSQNRTYPDMLKNKNDEINFENSITSELYKVKLNGDAILFKEAAMFAGERISPDGNYIMLTTIHKPFSYVVPLNRFPSKTVVYDIRGKEIKTVNEVPLNEIMPKGFMAVRKGKREMSWRNDKPATLSYVVALDEGDPAKKVDFRDEVFLWDAPFEKEASSLVKTPQRYDDIKWGNDNIAILTDQWYDTRNTKSYLINPSNPSQQPKVITDRNSQDVYSDPGNFETRKNEYNKYVLAIEKDNLYRIGDGYTKNGQFPFIEEFNVKTLKSKHIYTSSYKDKKEDIIEIEDFKSGKVLVQIQSKTDYPNYYFRNIKKQNSLTAITDFKNPFESIKNVSKEVIKYKRKDGLELSGTLYLPAGYDKTKKEKLPLLIWAYPAEYKDRNSASQSTQNSNEFTFPYYGSFVYWVTKGYVVLDDAAFPIIGEGNTEPNDNFISQLVDNAAAAIDAVDALGYINRKKVAVGGHSYGAFMTANLLTHSNLFACGIARSGAYNRTLTPFGFQTEQRNYWEVPEVYNTMSPFMNADKMKTPILLVHGEADNNPGTFTLQTERYFQALKGLGAPARMVILPKESHGYAAKENILHLLWEQDQFLDKYLKN
- a CDS encoding ABC transporter ATP-binding protein, whose amino-acid sequence is MLDIQNISFTYTDSPVIKNISFSIEKGQNIAIIGESGCGKSTLLKLIYGLYDLDEGNISYEGKPILGPKFNLIPGMPYMKYLAQDFDLSPYETVAENVGKFLSNGFANMKKLRVQELLEMVEMDSFANVKTKFLSGGQQQRVALVRVLALEPEVILLDEPFSQIDAFRKNALRRNLFRYLKQKGITCIIATHDSTDALSFADQAIVMRNGEVLVKDDPSKIYEDPKIKYVASLFGEVNEIPTHLLLSYEDETHKTLVYPHQFKMVSESKLMVKIRRTYFRGSHYLIETVYKRQLIFFESEIDLPVEQEVFLALNYL
- a CDS encoding OmpA family protein, giving the protein MRKITVLGLCSLLVLTSFFTSCDSVKNANNTQKGAGIGAVAGGVIGAVLGNNLGKGGNAALGAAIGAAVGGGTGALIGNKMDKQAREIDQALPGASVERVGEGIHLTLNENSVRFDTNKSTLTSTAKANLDKLVPVFNEYGDTDIQIFGYTDNTGKPEYNLTLSGQRAASVQAYLVAKGLKSSRFKTSGLGIADPIATNDTPEGRAQNRRVEFSITANDKMVNDAKAEAGK
- a CDS encoding lipocalin family protein; protein product: MKKGIFICLIAVMFFACKSASSTSSTDTTLSKKLDRPTQVALKGNWVLTNVSYPGSDYIKVNSFDLADSKCFIGSTWSFISNNNKGTMALTSPSCTGFSSPIVWSINNQGMFILKILDAGEKAKKVRDGYLLKVAGVTESSFQLIDNINVGGQVKDVVYQFQRAN